CTGGAGACGATTTCATCTCGGCGGAAAGCACGATCTCCAGTAAAGGGAGTGCGGGGCGCATTAGGGGGACGTTTCACACTGGATCCGGCGACGATGTGGTTATTGGTACTCCCGGGCGGGACGAGGTTGACGGTGGACCGGGCAAGGACCGCATTCGCGGTCTCGGGGGTGACGATGGCGGCACCGGTGTCGACACTAACCTGACCGGGGGGCGGGGAACCGACACCGTCTTCGGCGGGACCGGAAACGATGTGATCGGTGGCTATACGAATCGCACTGAGGATTCCGGCCGGGACGAATTGTTCGGCGGCCCGGGGTCCGACTCCTTCATCGAGCGTGATGGTTTCGCCGATGCGATCAACTGCGGACCAGGTGTCGAGGAAGAAGTCCAGTCGGACCGCCTCGACATCCTTTCGAGCTGCGCTGTCGGCCGCCGTTGAGCTGCTAGTTCTCGAGCGTCGCATAACGAACCCCACCGAATGCGAGCATGTTTGCTCGGCTTGCCACTACGGTCCTCCCGACCCGATGCGACCGCGATCGGTCCCGTGGAAAGCCAGTATTTCCCCGGGGATGGGTAAGACCGCATCAACTCTGGGCACAGGGGTTATGTAAGCATCAGCCAGAAAAATGCTTCCAGCAGAACTCGGGAATATTTCATCTTTAGGTTCGTCTCTTCACTAGCCACCTTCTTTGCTTTGCTCGCGATAGCGACAGCGTTCACAGTTGCCGCCCCGAGCGCGAATGCCTCGATTCCGGATCAGCCATTTGGAGAAGTGGGATTCGCTTCAGCGGAACCGGAGTCGTATGTGCCGCCTCCTGCGCCGCCGGAGCCGGGGGTGATCAGGGAGGCAGCTTGCGGTGACGGACATGTCCCGATCACACATGGTACGAACGTGTGGAGTGCGGCTTGGTCAAACCCCCCGAAGTACCTTGGGGTCATCGTGTGCGCCGGCTCGCTTCGCAAAGAACCCGAAACCGGCTACTTCCTCATCGTGAGGAACAGGTTGCCTGCAGCAACCTCAAAGTTCTACCAGGCCTTCGTGGAGCAGTCGGGTCCGGTCCGGATAACGGAGGCCCCGTTGGGCGAAGAGGGTCCGGCCCACGTGAGGGATGCCCACATTGGCTTCGAGAGCGAACGCGGCACGGTCGGATACCTGGATCTCGCCGATGATTCGATCCACATCACCGGGGGTCCGATCGAGGGGATCTGCCCTGCGGGTACGAGTGGCACACCCCCGAACTGCGTGACGCAGGTCGGGACCCTTGGACCTGTGCGGGTGAAACCGAAGATCAAGTTCGCCAGACCCGGTCAGGTGGTCGCTTTCAAGGTCAGGGTCAAGAACACCGGTCAAGCGCCCATCCGCTCTCTGGCCGTGTGCATAGACGACGTGAAACACCTGAACTGGGACGACGATTGCGCCCGAGGACACCTTCTTCCCGGCCAGTCCGAGACCCCAAGGTTCAAGCTAAAGGTCGATAAAAAGGCGATCCCAGGTGAGAAGATTGTTCTCAATTTCAAGACGGGCTCGAACGTCATCAGCACGAAACGCGCAAGGGCCATCATCAGGGTCAGATAAGAACTTGAGGCAGGTCTGGACAAGGGCAGAGCGGGTAGAGGTTCACTGCTCGTCCCGTGTCGCCGGATGGAGCTACTGGGTTTCGATAGGGGCATACCCGGAAAAGTCGGCGCCGCCAGGGGAAGCCTGATCCGATTGAGGCTTCAAAACGCCTAACTCTCCGGGGTTGCCTCGCAGAAGGCAAGTCTCGTTTTCATCCCAATACGAGAGGACGCTCCCGTCCCAATCGATGTTTGAGGGGAGTGGCAGGAGCCAAGCGCTAGAAACCAAAGTATCCACGGCCGCATCTGAGTTTTCAGACTTGACGCGAACTCGCGCTGTTCCTTCGGGAGCGAATCCCGGCCCGGTACGGCCCGCCAGAACCCAGGTTGGCTCCTTTTCCCCGATGACGAAGACGCATGCTTCGGCATTGGCGTCGCCGAGCCAACCGGGAAAGCGCGAAGAACAGACGACTGCCGGGAAAGGTTCATCCCTCCAAAAGAGGATCAGAGCTTCACCGTCCACATCCACCCGATCGACGACCTTCCCGGTCTCGTGAGATAGCCCCATGGGGCCATTCTAGGCGACCATCGGTCGAGCCCAAGGGGTTTTCGCGGTCGAGTAAAGTTTGACGGCGAGAGACTCGGTTTGCTCTTGATCGTGAAACCGAGCATCGACAGGGAGACTGCCTTCACATCGAAAATCAAGATTTGTCTGCTGGTTGGCGCAATCGGCGCAGCCTTACTTGCGGCGGGCTGCGGCGGTTCCGAGGACAGCCCAGCACCTCCGCCTGATTACGCCAAGAAGCTCGCGAACTCGCCCGCGCCTCTCGCGGCCCTCCACGCTCAGGGGAATGATCTCCTTGAAGGAGGCCAGGATGCGTTCGAATACCGGCTAGCCAAACTCAAGGGATACCCAGTGGTCGTTAACGCTTGGGCTTCATGGTGCGGTCCCTGCCGAAACGAGTTTTCACATTTCCAGCAAACAAGCGCCGACCTGGGACGCAAGGTGGCCTTTCTCGGCATTGATGTCGAAGACGATGCCGCATCGGCAGAAACTTTCCTGAAAGACAACCCGGTGCCCTACCCGAGTTACTCAGATCCTGGCGCTGACATCTACGATTCCCTTGGCCTGTCCTTCGGCTACCCCGGGACCGTCTTCTTCGATGCCGAAGGTAAACAGACGTTCACAAAGCCCGGCCAATATTCCGACCAGGCAGCGCTAGAGGCAGACGTTCAGGAGTACGCACTCGGAGGTGAGAACAAGACCTCCTGATTCGGCTTCACCTGTGTCAGGGAAATCATGGACACTCCGCAGTGTGCATTCCGTGTGAACCCGACTTGTAGACCTAAGGCTTCGCGTTCGGACGCCAAAGCCAATCCGGCCGGGACTTCCAGAAATCCGGCCAGAAGATGTGGGCTCCGAGCGGTCCGAGCCAGATGTGAACCGTGCGATCGCCCGGGGTCTGTTCCCGGATGACCTCGAACGGTCCGACGATCACGCCTCGTTCGTAGATCGGACCGAACTCCTCATCCTCGTATTCGTGGACCTGCCAGGTGTGGACTTTGGGCCGCTTCATCGGAGAAGTGTCCATCGGCTCCGCTGAAATCTGACTGTCCATCTTCCGACCTCCTCAGCGCGCTAGCGAGGGAATAGGCCCAGCGAGACGGTGCCAGCACAAGTGGGAACGACGAATTCAGCTTTTCTGGCTGAGTTTTGATTCAAGCTCTTCTGCACTCATCAGCCGTGGTGGCTGCTCAAACCATGCCCATGTGTACTCCGGGCGGCCGGGGGGCGGCGGTGAAGCAACTAGAGGAGATCCATCAGAGTCGATGACCATTGAGATTTGGTTGCCGCGGTGAACGAACTCGAGCTTCAGGTACCAGTAAACGACTGATGTTTTGGAGTTCGCCGAGATGCTGAAGACGCGGGCATCGTCTTTGTTCAGCACGACAGAATTCCCACTGTGGAACTGACCCGCTCATCCGGTCACGGTTTCTCTTTCAGCGTGAACTTAGCGCGTGAACTCTCTCGAGGGGGAGGCATGCCTCCCCCTCGAACTCAGCTGGTGAAACCCAGCCGAGCCTTGAGTGGCGTCTTTTGCGGTTGTAAAAGGACTCGATGTATTCGAAGACCTCGGTCTTCATCTCCTGTCTTTCCGGCCACTTTCTACGGTAGATCAGCTCCTTCTTGAGCGTCGCGAAGAAGGTCTCGGCGACGGAGTTGTCGTAGGCGGTGCCAACCTTGCCCATCGACCTCGCGATCCCGTTCATCCGGGCGGCCTGGCCGAAGGCGAGCGAGACGTATTGACTTCCCTGGTCGGAATGATGAATGAGCCCGGGGTCCGGCCGTCTTCGCTTGATCGCCATCTCGAGGGCGTCAGTCACCAGCTCCGCTCGCATGTGATCAGCCATCGACCAGCCAACAATCCTTCTCGAGTAGAGGTCCTGAACAGCCGCAAGGTAAACCCAGCCCTGCCAGGTTTTCAGATAGGTGATGTCAGCGACCCATTTGGTGTTCGGCTCGGTGGCGGTGAAGTCGCGGAGCAGGAGGTCGTCGGCCACCCGAACCCCAGGAACGCTGATCGTTGTTTTGCCCCGCTTCTTCTTCACCAGACCCGAGATCTCGGCCTTACGCATCAACCTCGCCACCCGTTTTCGCCCGACCCGGATGTTGTGGGCCATGCGGAGCTCAGCGTGGATTCGCGGGGCGCCGTAAACGCCCCGGTTGTCCCGGTGGATCTCCTTGATCTTCTCCGTGATCCATGCGTCTTCCAGCTCGCGCTGGCAGGGAGCTCGCCGCTCCCAGTCGTAGTAGCCCGACCTCGATACCCCGAGCAGCTCGCAACTCACCTTCACCGGGGTCAGGGCCTTCTCCGCCTCGACCATCCGGAACTTTTCGCTCACTGGTCGGCTGCGAAGAAGGCCGCGGCTCGTTTGAGCAGGTCTCTCTCCTGCTTGAGCCTGACGTTCTCTTTTCGGAGCTTTTTGAGCTCTTCACGCTCGGCGGTATTCAGACCGTCCTTGCGAATCCCCTGGTCAAGTTCGTATCTCTTGACCCAGATCGCGATCGACTGGGATGAGCAGCCGAGCGAGCTTGCAACGTCGCCGGCCGATCGGCCGGCGAGCACCATCTGAACTGCCTCCTGGCGGAACTCCTCCGGGTATGCGTTTCTTGTTCTTGGCATCTTCGGAACCTGTCTTTCGTGGCTTTTGTTTGAAAGCCTTTAGGTGTCCGAAATAGCGGGGGAGTTCCAAATCGCATGTAAAGCTAGTTATCAAGAGAGCAACGTCACAAGCGCATTACTTTTCGACGACCATGTTCTGAAAGCCCTTGGTTTGCCGGCAACACGAGGGAGGCGCCGAAAGCCCTCCGCAATTCCAGTCTTACAAGATCTGCCTGACGTCGTCGCAGTCGAAGGTTCAGGGTTCGGAGAACCTGGTCGAACCGGAGATGATTGCCCGCCTGAGGCAGTCGAGACCGCGGTCCTGCGTCACATGCTCGGTCGCGAATTTAACGGCGACACCTTCACGGTGGCTCACCGGCGAAAGTTGACTGATCGAGCCCAAGACGGGCTTGATCGACTCATCGCTCAAGAGCGCGTAATCGACGTAGGTGACCGGCTAAACGTCGGACCCGGAACCCGTCGAATCTTCGGTTCCGCGCCGACTTCAGTTTCTCACTAGTCGCCTCATTCGCTGCGGGAACGCGTCCGCGCGACGTGCCAAGATCCATACCTCGGGGAGTGCCCCTGACACGCGATGTCGGTCTGAGCTGACAAACAGTTGTCGTTTCCACTGACATTGGGTGACGTTTCACACTCGAACTGGGCCAGTCCTGGATCCACGCCCTATGCGCGATAATGTCGGTTATGTAAAGTCGATATCGATTAAGCAAGGTTGCGCCTGATGGATTCGACGATCCAGCTGTAACGCGCAAGTATTCTGAGAAAAGCCTGCACTTAGGATGAGAATGTCGCGCAAGTTGCTTGAGAAATTGCTGGAAATCGGACCTTTGTAGCCACGTAAGCTGGATCAATCGATGCTTCGTATCCGCTCGTATACGCTCGTATACGGCAAGCTTCGGACTTGCCTCTCAGCCAGACCACATCGCCGGCCTTCAACTTCACGTGCTTCGCCGCGGATGCCGTTGAAGGCATACCGACGGCAGAGAAGATCGCCGCAGCAAGAAGCAGCGTGAAGAAGGAACTCCCTGACCGAAATACCCTGACCACATCTCAATTTTAGTGGCGCGTTGACCGCACGGTCCAATACGCCCGAGCGCCGTCTATCGGTTTACTTCTCCAACCTCGTGTAAAGAGTGCTGGCTAGATCGAGTGCGTGTTTGAGTCCCTGTTTGGTTTGCACCCTGTAGTCACGGCCATCGGGCCCCACCAAAGCCAGTACGCCGGAATCGATTCGCGTCTTCGGTCCTGGGACATAATTTCCATGCGAATCGAGTGCCACCAAAGCGTGGCTCAGACCTCCTGGTATCCACAGTCCGGCCGCACCAGGGATCTGCACCTGCCGAACCTCGGCACCCCTTGGGACCAACTTGGCGAGGATCAATGGACCACTCCCACTCACAATCGTGGCGGTATCCCTGCCATAGATGAGCGTGAGCAGCGGCCGGTTGAGATCTCTTCGCAGCCGAAGCTCGGGCTGAGCGCCATGGAAAGTTGGGAGGTCAGAACCAAAGGGATTCAACCTTCCGGCTTCATCCGGGTCTACGACGGGTCCCCAGTCAAAAGGTCTCGTGCTTAGGTGTTCGGGCAGGCGGGGAACGCTGATCACTTCTTCTGCTCCCGTGATGCCGATTGCGCGCTCGATCGCGGCTC
This DNA window, taken from Thermoleophilia bacterium, encodes the following:
- a CDS encoding IS3 family transposase produces the protein MSEKFRMVEAEKALTPVKVSCELLGVSRSGYYDWERRAPCQRELEDAWITEKIKEIHRDNRGVYGAPRIHAELRMAHNIRVGRKRVARLMRKAEISGLVKKKRGKTTISVPGVRVADDLLLRDFTATEPNTKWVADITYLKTWQGWVYLAAVQDLYSRRIVGWSMADHMRAELVTDALEMAIKRRRPDPGLIHHSDQGSQYVSLAFGQAARMNGIARSMGKVGTAYDNSVAETFFATLKKELIYRRKWPERQEMKTEVFEYIESFYNRKRRHSRLGWVSPAEFEGEACLPLERVHALSSR
- a CDS encoding transposase → MPRTRNAYPEEFRQEAVQMVLAGRSAGDVASSLGCSSQSIAIWVKRYELDQGIRKDGLNTAEREELKKLRKENVRLKQERDLLKRAAAFFAADQ
- a CDS encoding TlpA family protein disulfide reductase, with the translated sequence MLLIVKPSIDRETAFTSKIKICLLVGAIGAALLAAGCGGSEDSPAPPPDYAKKLANSPAPLAALHAQGNDLLEGGQDAFEYRLAKLKGYPVVVNAWASWCGPCRNEFSHFQQTSADLGRKVAFLGIDVEDDAASAETFLKDNPVPYPSYSDPGADIYDSLGLSFGYPGTVFFDAEGKQTFTKPGQYSDQAALEADVQEYALGGENKTS